A genomic region of Jeotgalibaca ciconiae contains the following coding sequences:
- a CDS encoding ribosomal-processing cysteine protease Prp, whose protein sequence is MITAKFKQNLAGMFTSFEITGHAGFADIGEDIVCAAVSVLAIETVNSLDKMAGHQMIVEEADREGGYLYAEVRPELTPEQKSITQILLKHLYLSLEDVATTYPDYVRIKKLTRK, encoded by the coding sequence ATGATAACTGCAAAGTTTAAACAAAATTTGGCTGGAATGTTTACTTCTTTTGAAATTACAGGACATGCTGGTTTTGCTGACATAGGCGAGGATATCGTATGTGCAGCTGTATCGGTCTTGGCAATTGAGACGGTTAATAGTCTCGATAAGATGGCTGGTCATCAGATGATTGTAGAAGAAGCAGATAGGGAAGGCGGTTATTTATACGCCGAAGTACGACCTGAGCTTACTCCTGAACAAAAGAGTATCACTCAAATTTTGCTGAAACATTTATATTTGTCACTAGAGGATGTCGCTACAACGTATCCTGATTATGTAAGAATAAAAAAATTAACTCGTAAATAA
- a CDS encoding acetate/propionate family kinase translates to MSKIIAINAGSSSLKFTLYQMPEESILSSGIIERIGLKDSIFTIKYGEDKKYSVTEDIDNHEIAVEKLMTQLVDLGIIADFNEISGVGHRVVAGGEDFKESTLINDDVLEKIEALGDLAPLHNPANATGIRAFKKLLPEITSVAVFDTAFHTTMPKENYLYSIPMEYYEDFAARKYGAHGTSHQYVSERAAELLGKPLEDLKIITCHLGNGASITAVDGGKSVDTSMGFTPLAGVTMGTRSGDIDASLLPYLMDKLEITDIKEMINILNKKSGLLGLSGVSSDMRDVETAAEEGNERAQVALDIFYNRVQKYIGQYIATMNGVDAIVFTAGIGENSAITRKIIIDGISWFGCDIDEEKNNVRGVERIVSTDDAKVKVVLIPTDEEKVILNDVIRLGK, encoded by the coding sequence ATGTCAAAAATTATTGCAATTAACGCTGGAAGTTCCAGTTTGAAATTTACTTTATATCAAATGCCGGAAGAATCAATTCTTTCATCAGGAATTATCGAAAGAATCGGTCTTAAAGACTCCATTTTCACAATTAAATATGGTGAAGATAAAAAATACTCAGTAACGGAAGACATCGACAATCATGAGATTGCAGTTGAGAAATTAATGACGCAATTAGTTGATTTAGGAATTATTGCTGACTTTAATGAAATCTCTGGCGTTGGTCATCGTGTTGTTGCTGGAGGGGAAGACTTCAAAGAGTCTACTTTGATTAATGATGATGTTCTGGAAAAAATCGAAGCATTGGGTGATTTAGCACCATTGCATAATCCAGCTAACGCTACTGGTATTCGTGCTTTCAAAAAACTATTGCCAGAAATTACAAGTGTTGCTGTATTTGATACGGCATTCCACACTACTATGCCAAAAGAAAACTACCTTTATAGTATCCCAATGGAATATTACGAAGATTTTGCCGCTCGTAAATACGGAGCTCATGGAACAAGCCACCAATATGTTTCTGAACGTGCCGCAGAACTTTTAGGCAAACCGTTGGAAGATTTGAAAATCATTACTTGTCACTTAGGGAATGGAGCTTCCATTACTGCTGTTGATGGTGGGAAATCAGTAGACACATCTATGGGATTCACGCCACTAGCGGGAGTTACTATGGGAACACGTTCCGGCGATATTGACGCATCATTATTACCATATTTAATGGATAAATTAGAAATTACAGATATTAAAGAAATGATTAACATTTTGAATAAAAAATCCGGATTATTAGGATTGTCTGGCGTTTCCAGTGATATGCGTGATGTTGAAACTGCAGCCGAAGAAGGTAACGAACGTGCACAAGTGGCATTGGATATTTTTTATAATCGTGTTCAAAAATACATTGGCCAATACATTGCAACAATGAACGGTGTAGATGCAATTGTGTTTACAGCTGGTATCGGTGAAAACTCAGCAATTACACGTAAAATTATTATTGATGGAATCAGCTGGTTTGGCTGTGACATTGATGAAGAGAAAAATAATGTTCGTGGAGTAGAAAGAATTGTATCTACTGATGATGCAAAAGTTAAGGTTGTTCTAATCCCGACAGACGAAGAAAAAGTTATCCTAAACGACGTAATTCGCCTAGGAAAATAA
- a CDS encoding MFS transporter, with translation MEKNKILVQRAAIIGSGTDDLTNMFLSLSLSSIILDLGISNTQAGSISTITNLGMLLGGILFGYLADKYGSLKLFKTTLLLFSLATAAMFFANNLPTVYILRFLAGIGTGGEYGIAISLLAKVTPAGKMGKMSAYNGVAGMVGNIVAALCASIILPMFGWNTLFLLGLLPLLIVAWVHFNVTDEVLNQSVNQEENTKKADKKISYKELFKTPRLARQTLSLMFMAIVQIGGYFGLMNWLPQIMQESLGLSISGSSLWMISTIIGMSIGMLFFGRILDAVGPRISYGVFLLASASAVYLFTLVTNEVAMLLGGAVVGFFVNGMFAGYGAIVSKLYPKHVHSMANNLIINVGRAVGGFSSMIIGFLMDVGTIQTVMLFLACAYLSSFAVMMTIKEFSKVNYHLKDQEIGAL, from the coding sequence ATGGAAAAAAATAAAATACTTGTGCAGCGTGCTGCCATAATTGGGTCAGGAACAGATGATTTAACAAATATGTTTCTGTCCCTTTCTTTGTCTTCAATTATTTTGGATTTAGGAATCAGTAATACACAGGCCGGCTCTATTTCAACGATTACCAACCTCGGCATGTTGCTTGGTGGAATTTTGTTTGGTTATTTAGCAGATAAATATGGTAGTTTAAAACTTTTCAAGACGACACTGCTATTGTTCTCGCTAGCGACAGCTGCGATGTTCTTTGCTAATAATCTACCGACTGTCTATATTTTGAGATTCTTAGCAGGGATCGGGACAGGTGGAGAATACGGGATCGCTATCAGTCTTCTTGCGAAAGTAACGCCAGCAGGAAAGATGGGTAAAATGTCTGCTTACAATGGTGTTGCGGGAATGGTAGGGAATATAGTTGCAGCTTTATGTGCAAGTATTATTCTACCCATGTTTGGCTGGAATACATTGTTCTTGCTAGGCCTCTTGCCACTTTTAATCGTTGCTTGGGTACATTTTAATGTGACAGACGAAGTTTTGAATCAGTCTGTTAATCAAGAAGAGAACACTAAAAAAGCAGATAAAAAAATTTCTTATAAAGAATTATTTAAAACACCGAGGCTAGCTCGTCAAACACTCTCTTTAATGTTCATGGCGATTGTTCAAATTGGAGGTTATTTCGGACTAATGAACTGGTTGCCGCAAATTATGCAAGAAAGTCTTGGACTATCAATCTCCGGCAGCTCTTTATGGATGATTTCCACTATTATTGGAATGTCGATTGGAATGTTATTCTTTGGTCGGATTCTTGATGCTGTTGGCCCACGAATTTCATATGGTGTATTTTTACTAGCATCTGCATCCGCAGTATATTTATTCACACTTGTTACGAATGAAGTTGCGATGTTGTTGGGTGGAGCCGTAGTCGGGTTCTTTGTAAATGGCATGTTCGCAGGATATGGAGCAATTGTAAGTAAACTGTATCCAAAACATGTTCACTCCATGGCAAACAACCTAATTATTAACGTTGGCCGTGCAGTGGGTGGTTTTTCTTCTATGATTATTGGTTTCTTAATGGATGTCGGAACGATTCAAACAGTTATGCTTTTCCTTGCATGTGCGTATCTATCAAGTTTCGCAGTAATGATGACAATCAAAGAATTCTCAAAAGTAAATTATCATTTAAAAGATCAAGAAATTGGAGCTCTTTAA
- a CDS encoding amino acid ABC transporter ATP-binding protein: MLLQAKNITKKFQNQPVLKNFSFSIDAGEIVVLTGKSGTGKTTLMRILNNLESADYGTVAIENDYLCRDSERGAAYVSRKERRVYQNQIGMVFQDYALFPNLTVRENLLEAPLAQKLGTKEELNQKVEQLMNEMGIADQLDKMPSMLSGGQKQRVAIARAMMLNPKILCFDEPTSALDRESADSIGKLIQEIAARGTGVLIVTHDISFGEKFGTRLISSSEFFSK, translated from the coding sequence ATGTTATTACAAGCAAAAAATATTACAAAAAAATTTCAGAATCAACCCGTTCTCAAAAACTTTTCTTTTAGTATTGATGCTGGTGAAATTGTGGTACTAACTGGAAAATCAGGAACAGGGAAAACAACCTTAATGCGCATTTTGAACAATCTTGAATCTGCTGATTATGGTACAGTGGCTATTGAAAATGATTATCTATGTAGAGATTCAGAACGTGGCGCCGCTTATGTTTCTCGAAAAGAGCGTCGAGTTTATCAGAATCAAATTGGAATGGTATTTCAAGATTATGCCTTATTTCCCAATCTAACCGTTCGTGAAAATTTGCTGGAGGCTCCTTTAGCACAGAAACTGGGGACTAAAGAAGAGTTAAATCAAAAGGTAGAGCAATTAATGAATGAGATGGGGATTGCGGACCAACTTGATAAGATGCCGTCTATGTTGTCGGGGGGACAAAAACAAAGAGTTGCCATTGCAAGAGCAATGATGTTAAATCCTAAAATCCTTTGCTTCGATGAACCAACTTCAGCATTAGACCGGGAGTCTGCGGACAGCATTGGAAAACTAATCCAAGAAATTGCTGCAAGAGGGACAGGAGTCCTGATTGTTACGCATGACATCTCTTTTGGAGAGAAATTCGGAACAAGATTAATCTCATCTTCTGAATTTTTCTCTAAATAA
- the rpmA gene encoding 50S ribosomal protein L27, giving the protein MLKLNLQLFATKKGGGSTSNGRDSQSKRLGAKRADGQLVSGGSILYRQRGTKIHPGVNVGRGGDDTLYAKADGIVRFERLGRNKKQVSVYPAAQ; this is encoded by the coding sequence ATGTTGAAACTGAATCTACAATTGTTCGCTACTAAAAAAGGTGGCGGTTCTACTTCTAACGGACGTGATTCTCAATCAAAACGTTTAGGTGCTAAACGTGCGGATGGACAATTAGTATCAGGTGGATCTATTTTGTACCGTCAACGCGGAACAAAAATTCATCCTGGTGTGAACGTTGGTCGAGGTGGAGACGATACTTTGTATGCGAAAGCAGACGGAATTGTACGTTTTGAACGTCTAGGACGTAACAAAAAACAAGTATCTGTTTACCCTGCTGCTCAATAA
- the rplU gene encoding 50S ribosomal protein L21 produces the protein MYAIIKTGGKQLKVEVGQPIYIEKLNNNEGDQVTFEEVVFVGGEDTKIGSPLVEGATVVGTVEKQGREKKVTTFKYLRRKDSHRKQGHRQPYTKVMIDAINA, from the coding sequence ATGTACGCAATTATTAAAACAGGTGGTAAACAATTAAAAGTTGAAGTTGGACAACCAATCTACATTGAAAAACTTAACAACAACGAAGGTGATCAAGTTACTTTTGAAGAAGTTGTTTTTGTAGGTGGAGAAGATACTAAAATTGGTTCTCCTCTAGTTGAAGGCGCAACTGTAGTCGGAACTGTTGAAAAACAAGGCCGTGAAAAGAAAGTTACTACTTTCAAATACTTGAGAAGAAAAGACTCTCACCGTAAACAAGGTCATCGTCAGCCTTACACAAAGGTTATGATTGACGCAATCAATGCATAA
- a CDS encoding class I SAM-dependent methyltransferase, which yields MNTSKLEELFLKLDEAIMVLQKELDVSYIEALAETIQNLAYEGKTQQMDGLPSDETVERLNRIYRKLTIEQEPREVIHKLLQLTYIKAIREDKIQVNHQITPDTIASLLAYFIGAIKSDTNYPVHIHDLTVGTANLLTVVMDFLEKKGLDVTAEAVDNDDLLISLAANGAHLQKWGEAIQFTHSDSLQELLIKPADIAVADLPVGYYPLDDRAKKFETSFEEGHSFAHYLLIEQHLKYLKEAGWGFFIVPKDLFESDEQGLLLKWLKGTGYLQGMLHLPESLFQSDKMQKSILMIQKSGNGAKQAEKVLLGTIPDLKNARSMKEFLEDFNNWSEKM from the coding sequence ATGAATACTTCAAAACTTGAAGAACTATTTTTGAAATTGGATGAAGCAATAATGGTGCTGCAAAAAGAACTGGATGTCTCATACATTGAGGCACTAGCAGAAACGATTCAAAATTTAGCATACGAAGGAAAAACACAACAAATGGATGGTTTGCCTTCTGATGAAACAGTAGAGAGATTAAATCGTATCTATCGTAAGTTAACTATAGAGCAGGAACCAAGAGAAGTTATTCATAAGCTATTGCAATTAACGTATATAAAAGCAATCCGTGAAGATAAAATCCAAGTGAATCATCAAATCACTCCTGATACAATTGCCTCGTTGCTTGCTTATTTCATTGGGGCAATTAAAAGCGATACGAATTATCCTGTTCACATCCATGATTTAACCGTAGGAACTGCTAATCTTTTGACAGTGGTAATGGATTTCCTAGAGAAAAAAGGACTGGATGTAACTGCAGAGGCTGTAGATAATGATGACTTGCTTATCTCGTTGGCAGCAAATGGAGCACATTTGCAAAAATGGGGAGAAGCCATTCAATTTACCCATTCAGACAGTCTACAGGAGCTGTTAATTAAACCTGCCGATATTGCAGTTGCAGATCTTCCAGTGGGGTATTATCCTCTAGATGATCGTGCAAAAAAATTCGAAACTTCTTTTGAAGAGGGTCATTCTTTTGCACACTATCTGTTAATTGAACAACATTTGAAGTATTTAAAAGAAGCTGGATGGGGCTTTTTCATTGTTCCCAAAGATTTATTTGAAAGTGATGAACAAGGCCTTCTTTTGAAGTGGCTAAAAGGAACTGGTTATTTGCAAGGAATGCTGCATTTGCCAGAGTCTTTATTCCAATCAGATAAAATGCAAAAATCTATTTTGATGATCCAAAAATCTGGAAATGGAGCAAAGCAAGCTGAAAAAGTTTTGTTAGGTACCATTCCTGATTTGAAAAATGCACGCAGTATGAAAGAGTTTCTAGAAGATTTTAACAACTGGAGTGAAAAGATGTAA
- a CDS encoding replication-associated recombination protein A encodes MKKPLAYRMRPTNIDEVVGQQHLVGPNKIIRRMVEAHMLSSMILYGPPGTGKTSIASAISGSTNSAFRHLNAATDSKKDLQIVVEEAKFSGQVILLLDEIHRLDKPKQDFLLPHLESGLVILIGATTENPYISINPAIRSRSQIFEVKPLSIEDIIVALERALKDEKNGLGGLAIKLDENALLHFARSSMGDLRGSLNALELAALSTPGNEENEIHITLEIAEECLQRKALVHDKDGDAHYDVISAFQKSIRGSDVDAALHYLARLIEAGELIIICRRLMVCAYEDIGLGNPAAVSRAVTAVQAAEKLGLPEARIPLAHAVVDLALSPKSNSGIEAIDAALTDVRNGKSGEVPLHLKDSHYQGAKDLGRGIDYKFPHAFDNHWVQQQYLPDTIKKAQYYEPVITGKYESALAQQVRQLREKSMD; translated from the coding sequence ATGAAGAAACCATTAGCCTATCGGATGCGTCCAACAAACATTGATGAAGTCGTTGGGCAACAACATCTTGTAGGGCCTAACAAGATTATCCGACGAATGGTAGAAGCTCACATGTTGTCTTCAATGATTTTATATGGTCCTCCGGGAACAGGCAAAACCAGTATTGCAAGCGCGATTTCCGGATCTACGAATTCAGCCTTTCGGCATTTAAACGCAGCGACTGATTCAAAAAAAGACTTGCAGATTGTAGTCGAAGAAGCAAAATTTTCTGGACAAGTCATTCTGCTTCTTGATGAAATCCATCGATTGGATAAACCAAAACAAGACTTTTTACTGCCCCATCTGGAAAGTGGCTTAGTCATTCTGATTGGAGCAACCACCGAGAATCCATATATTAGTATTAATCCGGCGATTCGCAGTAGATCTCAGATTTTTGAAGTAAAACCTCTGTCGATTGAAGACATTATCGTGGCACTTGAGCGTGCGTTAAAAGATGAAAAAAACGGCTTAGGCGGACTTGCTATTAAACTGGATGAGAATGCCCTCCTTCACTTTGCAAGGAGCTCTATGGGTGATCTAAGAGGTTCTTTGAATGCTCTTGAGCTTGCAGCTCTATCCACACCAGGAAATGAGGAAAATGAAATTCATATTACACTAGAAATTGCTGAAGAATGTTTGCAGCGGAAGGCTTTGGTACATGATAAAGATGGGGATGCCCATTATGATGTCATTTCCGCTTTCCAAAAATCAATACGCGGAAGCGATGTTGATGCTGCTCTGCATTACTTGGCACGCTTGATAGAGGCAGGAGAATTAATTATTATCTGCAGAAGATTGATGGTTTGCGCATACGAGGACATTGGTCTCGGCAATCCTGCAGCAGTCTCTCGTGCTGTCACAGCTGTTCAGGCTGCTGAAAAACTAGGTCTTCCTGAAGCAAGAATTCCTTTAGCTCATGCCGTAGTGGATCTTGCCTTGTCGCCGAAATCCAATTCGGGAATTGAAGCGATTGATGCTGCTTTGACCGATGTACGTAACGGAAAATCAGGCGAAGTACCTCTTCACTTAAAAGATTCACATTACCAAGGAGCAAAAGACCTGGGACGCGGCATTGATTATAAATTCCCCCATGCATTCGACAATCATTGGGTGCAACAACAATACTTGCCTGATACGATAAAAAAGGCCCAATACTATGAACCAGTTATTACTGGTAAATATGAAAGTGCCCTCGCTCAACAAGTCAGACAGCTGCGAGAAAAAAGCATGGACTAA
- a CDS encoding amino acid ABC transporter substrate-binding protein produces MKKQLLGLFATVSLLAACGNGAGNEVGTDEAVNPGSAEGLKDSYIVGLDDTFAPMSFRDTDGSIVGFDVDLANEIGEMIGAEFTFQPIDWVMKETELNAGNIDLIWNGYSITDERKEKVAFSDAYLDNKQIIVTLADSDIETKADLEGVVVATQQASATLDALYADETGVVEKFDGGEPILYPTFTDVFNDLDSGRSGAIVVDEVLGRYIMKQKGAENYKVLEENFGEEEYGVGMRKEDVQLQEAINNGLAELRENGKYEEIYETWFAE; encoded by the coding sequence ATGAAAAAACAATTATTGGGATTATTCGCAACAGTGAGTTTATTAGCAGCATGTGGAAATGGGGCAGGAAATGAAGTTGGAACGGATGAAGCAGTCAATCCGGGTTCAGCTGAAGGTCTAAAGGATTCTTATATTGTTGGACTTGATGATACATTCGCACCTATGAGCTTCCGTGATACAGATGGAAGTATCGTTGGTTTTGATGTTGACTTAGCGAATGAAATTGGAGAAATGATCGGAGCAGAATTTACTTTCCAGCCAATTGATTGGGTAATGAAAGAAACAGAGCTGAACGCAGGCAATATCGATTTGATTTGGAATGGTTATAGTATTACGGATGAAAGAAAGGAAAAAGTCGCTTTCAGTGATGCATACCTTGATAACAAACAAATTATTGTGACGTTGGCAGATAGCGACATCGAAACAAAAGCAGATCTGGAAGGGGTAGTGGTAGCTACTCAACAAGCCTCTGCCACATTAGATGCTCTTTACGCAGATGAAACAGGTGTTGTAGAGAAATTTGATGGCGGAGAACCAATTTTATATCCAACATTTACAGATGTATTTAATGATTTGGATAGCGGCCGAAGCGGTGCAATTGTAGTGGATGAAGTACTTGGACGCTATATTATGAAACAAAAAGGCGCTGAAAATTACAAAGTATTGGAAGAAAACTTTGGTGAAGAAGAATACGGTGTTGGAATGCGTAAAGAAGATGTCCAACTTCAAGAAGCAATTAACAATGGTTTGGCAGAATTACGTGAGAATGGGAAGTACGAAGAAATTTATGAAACATGGTTTGCGGAATAA
- the mreC gene encoding rod shape-determining protein MreC has protein sequence MKQFFNNKRMIVLLISVILFISTIAFSISRNRENTSIPQLFVNDMAGFTTNILSKPAETVTKFVDSVDNLLNTYEENQTLKQKIDELDEMQARVYTLEQENMTLKEEIELQSVLSDYERTSATVIARNPDNWLEQIIIDKGSEDGIEVNMSVMSGNGLVGRVSEVSPTTAKVLLMSTANESVNRFSAEIQTADKPVHGIVDGYDNQNGLMIMSEIDPDLEIEAGSKVVTSGLGGVSPSSLLIGTVKEVRMDEYGLFQEVTIEPSGNLKDVRFVTVILRKSEEANE, from the coding sequence GTGAAACAGTTTTTCAATAACAAGAGGATGATTGTATTGTTAATCTCTGTGATTTTATTTATTAGTACAATCGCTTTTTCAATCTCTCGTAATCGAGAAAATACATCTATTCCGCAACTTTTTGTGAATGATATGGCTGGATTTACAACCAACATACTTTCAAAGCCAGCGGAAACTGTTACTAAATTTGTTGATTCCGTAGATAATTTATTAAATACATACGAAGAAAATCAAACATTAAAGCAAAAAATAGATGAGTTGGACGAGATGCAAGCTCGTGTTTATACGCTTGAACAAGAAAATATGACGTTGAAAGAAGAAATCGAATTACAGAGTGTGCTGAGCGATTATGAACGCACAAGCGCTACAGTCATCGCTCGTAATCCAGATAATTGGCTGGAACAAATCATTATAGATAAAGGCAGTGAAGATGGCATTGAAGTAAACATGTCTGTTATGTCCGGAAATGGTCTAGTGGGTCGTGTATCAGAAGTGAGCCCTACAACTGCTAAAGTATTGTTGATGTCCACCGCAAATGAGTCAGTAAACCGCTTTTCAGCAGAGATCCAGACTGCTGATAAACCTGTACACGGAATTGTAGATGGTTATGACAACCAGAACGGATTAATGATTATGTCTGAAATAGATCCGGATCTAGAAATTGAAGCGGGGAGCAAAGTGGTTACCTCGGGCTTAGGCGGTGTTTCTCCAAGTTCTTTATTAATTGGGACTGTAAAAGAAGTTCGAATGGATGAATATGGTCTTTTCCAAGAAGTAACCATCGAGCCATCTGGAAACTTAAAAGATGTTCGTTTTGTAACGGTTATTTTACGAAAGAGTGAGGAGGCCAACGAATGA
- a CDS encoding amino acid ABC transporter permease encodes MDLIQTIWPTLMNGLGMTLRIFCIVGITSIPLGFLIAIIRVYAPKWVGALIQVYVFIMRGTPLLLQLMFFFFGLPFVGIVMDRFTAAILAFIINYAAYYAEIFRGGIMAIPRGQFESIEVLGIGKVRGFFRIIIPQVFRIVLPSVGNEIISLVKDTSLVYILGIGELLRAGQIAANTYASLIPFIGVGFLYLIITGFITVGLNWLETRRKY; translated from the coding sequence ATGGATTTGATACAAACAATATGGCCAACCCTTATGAATGGCCTTGGCATGACACTAAGGATATTTTGTATAGTAGGAATCACCAGTATTCCGTTAGGATTCTTGATTGCTATCATTCGAGTTTATGCTCCAAAATGGGTGGGTGCCCTTATTCAAGTATATGTATTTATTATGAGAGGGACACCACTGTTGTTACAATTAATGTTTTTCTTCTTTGGTCTTCCGTTTGTAGGAATAGTGATGGATCGTTTCACTGCAGCCATACTAGCCTTCATCATTAATTATGCAGCATATTATGCAGAGATTTTTAGAGGCGGTATCATGGCTATTCCTCGAGGACAATTTGAGTCAATCGAAGTATTGGGAATCGGAAAGGTAAGAGGTTTTTTTCGGATTATTATCCCCCAAGTCTTTCGGATTGTTCTTCCTTCGGTTGGGAATGAGATAATTTCTCTCGTGAAGGATACTTCCCTAGTGTATATCTTAGGCATTGGAGAATTACTGAGAGCCGGGCAAATTGCAGCAAACACCTATGCTTCTTTGATCCCGTTTATTGGAGTGGGATTCTTGTATTTGATTATCACAGGATTTATTACAGTTGGTTTGAACTGGCTGGAAACTAGACGAAAATATTAG
- the mreD gene encoding rod shape-determining protein MreD, translating to MSQNRSLNHTYLIPVFIFLALIFDGIVMNLFAEHFISPSYILTPRLLLFVLVVFTIFFPKQPLFLYALLFGIIYDSYYAGILGLYAAGLATVIYLIKRLQTYLNPTVLVSLILFIFADAYLETFIFAMYRLLGYTGMSFQVFLSTRLGPTLLLNIVFFIVCYYPFYRLSQWMYEQ from the coding sequence ATGAGTCAGAATCGTTCTTTGAATCACACTTATCTTATTCCAGTTTTTATTTTTCTAGCTTTAATTTTTGATGGAATTGTGATGAATTTATTCGCTGAACATTTTATTTCGCCCAGTTATATTCTTACACCTCGTTTGCTTTTATTTGTTTTAGTTGTTTTTACTATTTTTTTCCCAAAGCAACCATTGTTTTTATATGCTTTATTATTTGGGATTATCTACGATAGTTATTATGCGGGGATTTTAGGGTTATATGCAGCAGGATTGGCTACCGTAATTTATCTGATCAAGAGATTACAAACGTACTTGAATCCTACGGTGCTGGTTTCTTTGATTTTGTTCATTTTCGCAGATGCGTATCTAGAAACTTTTATTTTTGCTATGTATCGTTTATTGGGCTATACAGGGATGTCCTTTCAGGTATTCTTGTCGACACGTTTAGGCCCAACATTGTTATTAAATATTGTGTTTTTTATTGTATGTTACTATCCATTTTACAGGTTAAGTCAGTGGATGTATGAGCAGTAA
- a CDS encoding universal stress protein, producing MLQEYTTILAPIDGSSESELAFRKAIEVSKRNNAKLIIAHIIDTRAIQTPSGFEGDFTDEIIRQTKIMMDEYEKIAKDAGLTSIETRIEYGSPKVMIGKDLPDQYNIDLIMIGATGLNAVERLFIGSVSEYVIRHSPCDVMVVRTDLENKKVK from the coding sequence ATGTTGCAAGAATATACAACAATATTAGCGCCGATTGATGGTTCAAGTGAGTCAGAATTAGCATTTCGAAAAGCGATTGAAGTTTCAAAGAGAAACAATGCAAAATTGATTATTGCTCATATAATCGATACGAGAGCGATTCAAACTCCATCTGGTTTTGAAGGAGACTTTACGGATGAAATTATCCGCCAAACAAAAATCATGATGGATGAATACGAAAAAATAGCAAAAGACGCCGGTCTTACCTCCATCGAAACACGTATTGAATATGGATCTCCTAAAGTAATGATTGGAAAAGATTTGCCTGATCAATACAATATTGATTTGATTATGATTGGAGCAACAGGGCTGAACGCAGTTGAGCGTCTCTTTATTGGATCTGTTTCTGAATATGTCATACGTCATTCACCATGTGACGTTATGGTTGTCCGAACAGATTTGGAAAACAAAAAAGTGAAATAA
- a CDS encoding DUF378 domain-containing protein: MKVLDNIALGLTIVGGLNWLLVGLFEFDLVASVFGGQTALLARIVYVLVGISSLYCLKFFGHINRDGVNRNV; encoded by the coding sequence ATGAAAGTATTAGATAATATCGCACTTGGTCTTACGATCGTTGGTGGATTAAACTGGTTATTGGTTGGTCTTTTTGAATTTGATTTAGTCGCTTCTGTTTTTGGTGGACAAACTGCACTTTTAGCTAGAATTGTATATGTTCTTGTTGGTATCAGCTCACTTTATTGTTTGAAGTTTTTTGGACACATTAATAGAGATGGAGTAAATAGAAATGTGTAA